The genomic region TGGCGAAGAGCGGACGGCAATCAAGCTGATTGTGGAACCGCGGTAGGGCGTCCCGATCGGTGCACGCGAGCCTGTTTGTCTCATAAGAGGCAAACAGGCTTTTTCACGTGAGCGGCGCAAACAAGGAGGGGTACAGGCCATGATCGTGGTCGACGGCCATTGCGACGTGTTGTGGCGGCTGTGGGAGGATCCGGAACGTTCCTTTTCGGACGGCACGCTGCAAGCCGGAGCGGAGCGCCTGGCCGCAGGCAACGTGCGCGCCCAGGTGTTTGCCCTTTTCGTACCCCCGCAGGTTCCCCGTGGCCAACGTCTCAAGGCGGCCCTCGCCATGGTGGACCGCTGGCACGGCGAGGTGGTGGAGAACGCCGGTTTCCGGCCCCTGTTGTGGCGGGACGATGTCCCCAGAGTGACAGGCGGAGACCGGCCCTGGGCGCTCTTGGCCTTAGAGGGGGCCGAGGCGCTGGAAGGGGAGCTGGTCCACCTGCGCGTGCTCTATCACCTGGGCCTGCGCATGGTGGGGCTCACCTGGAACGAGGCCAACGAGGCGGCGGACGGCTGCGGCGAGGCGCGCGGGGGCGGGCTGACGCGATTCGGGCGTTCGCTGGTGGAGGAGATCAACCGCCTGTCCCTGCTCCTCGACGTGGCCCATCTGTCGGAACGCGGCTTCTGGGAGGCCGCCGAGCATTACGACGGGCCCCTTGTGGCC from Calditerricola satsumensis harbors:
- a CDS encoding dipeptidase, whose protein sequence is MIVVDGHCDVLWRLWEDPERSFSDGTLQAGAERLAAGNVRAQVFALFVPPQVPRGQRLKAALAMVDRWHGEVVENAGFRPLLWRDDVPRVTGGDRPWALLALEGAEALEGELVHLRVLYHLGLRMVGLTWNEANEAADGCGEARGGGLTRFGRSLVEEINRLSLLLDVAHLSERGFWEAAEHYDGPLVASHANCRAVHDHPRNLTDDQLRAIAESGGVVGLTFVPAFLTGGEATRDDVRRHLEHAESVAGEDHVAFGSDFDGIDRVVAGLEHAACYAEWADYLLRYYPASSVEKWLAGNWLRVLAARLPARPMTNL